The Candidatus Bathyarchaeia archaeon DNA segment GAAAGGCGGTATAATCGACGATTTCGTTGTTTATCGGCTAGAAATGGAGAAATTTCTGGTGGTTTTCAATGCAAGCAACCGAGAAAAAGACTATAACTGGCTAATCAAAAACTCCAACGCGTTTAACGTGAAAATTGAAGAAGTTTCAGATAACGTAGCCATGTTCGCGGTTCAAGGTCCAAAAGCTGAAAAAACTTTGCAGAAAATATCCACGGAAGATTTGAGTAAAATTGAAAGATTCAAATGCGGGCATACACGATTATTAGATGTGGAAGTTTTTGTTTCCAGAACTGGTTATACAGGCGAAGACGGATTCGAAGTTTTCGTGTGGAATGTTTCACTCGCCAAACCAGAGAACGCAGTAAAACTGTGGAATGCCATTCTTGAGGCGGGAAAAGCCTTTGAAGTAAAACCATGCGGTTTAGGAGCCAGAGACACATTGAGGTTGGAAGCTGGAATGTGCCTTTATGGAAACGACATAGACGAGAGCACAACGCCTTTGGAAGCGGCATTAGGATTTGTGGTGAAACTTCAAAAAGACAACTTCATAGGAAAGGAGGCTTTGCTGAAGCAGAAAACTGATGGAATTAAACGCAAACGGGTAGGAGTACAAATGATAGACCAAGGAATACCCAGACCAAACTTCGAAATCTATAGCGCTGATAGCACAAAAATTGGATACGTGACCAGTGGAACGTTTTCTCCATTATTGCGGTATGGCATAGGAATGGGTTACGTGGAAGCGTCTCAAACCTTGGAAGGAACAATCGTAAATGTGAAAATACGTGGCAAACTGGCACGTGCAAAGATAGTGTCATTTCCATTTTATGACGCTGAAAAATACGGGTATAAACGAAAAATCACAACGTGAAAATTCTCAGTTAACCGCAAGGGAAATAAAACACCTCACTAATCTCTGTAGGAGAGATGAATTCAAAATGAAGTTCCCAGCAAGAGAACGCGTTGTCAGTGCTCTGAAGAATCTTGGAAAACTGCGGATTAAAATAAGCCACAGTGCAATAATGACTTTTTCAGCTTTATTGCTCATCCTTTTAGTAGCGTTTACCGTTCGCATCTTTCCATTGCGCTGGGAAATACAAACCGGAGCGCTACATCTTTCTGAATTTGACCCTTACTACCAATTTAGCTTAGCAAGCTACATGGTAAAGAATGGTTTACTTTCGCCTTATTGGCCAACACAGTGGGTTGACACTCAACGTTGGTATCCTGGCGGAATAAATATGGGCATGTCCTATCCAGCATTGCCGATG contains these protein-coding regions:
- the gcvT gene encoding glycine cleavage system aminomethyltransferase GcvT, which codes for MTEKLRRTQLYEVHKRTAKMTVFAGFEMPLWYTDVIPEHLAVRNSVGIFDISHMGRVIVTGPDSERFLNYVITNDVSKLLPNSAQYSVMCNEKGGIIDDFVVYRLEMEKFLVVFNASNREKDYNWLIKNSNAFNVKIEEVSDNVAMFAVQGPKAEKTLQKISTEDLSKIERFKCGHTRLLDVEVFVSRTGYTGEDGFEVFVWNVSLAKPENAVKLWNAILEAGKAFEVKPCGLGARDTLRLEAGMCLYGNDIDESTTPLEAALGFVVKLQKDNFIGKEALLKQKTDGIKRKRVGVQMIDQGIPRPNFEIYSADSTKIGYVTSGTFSPLLRYGIGMGYVEASQTLEGTIVNVKIRGKLARAKIVSFPFYDAEKYGYKRKITT